The Malus domestica chromosome 10, GDT2T_hap1 genome contains a region encoding:
- the LOC108173004 gene encoding uncharacterized protein has product MRTSSKAKKQSKFMHIICAPVRILTKARNFYVRGLEDYAGKVGYGGGGVSGYTASQVLPRSFSVNSSSSNDDEDLSQLLRTASCKRSNAEKERENNNIKSVGRSDLHRRPIVRQPTNTMNGMGLRSYSVGLKMGRIDEETACSFMEDKVDVNADLYPRSRSHAVRRRNVGFA; this is encoded by the coding sequence ATGAGGACCTCTAGCAAAGCAAAGAAGCAAAGCAAGTTCATGCACATTATTTGTGCACCCGTTAGGATCTTAACCAAGGCAAGAAACTTTTACGTGAGGGGCCTGGAAGATTATGCCGGCAAGGTGGGTTATGGTGGCGGTGGTGTGAGTGGTTACACTGCTTCACAAGTTTTGCCCAGGAGCTTCAGCGTCAATTCTTCGAGTTCTAACGACGATGAGGACTTGAGTCAGCTTCTAAGAACGGCGTCGTGCAAGAGAAGTAatgcagagaaagagagagagaacaatAATATTAAGTCTGTTGGGAGATCAGATTTGCACAGAAGACCAATAGTTAGACAACCCACAAACACTATGAATGGAATGGGGTTGAGGAGTTACAGTGTTGGGTTGAAGATGGGAAGAATTGATGAGGAGACAGCTTGTTCTTTTATGGAAGATAAGGTGGATGTGAATGCTGATTTGTATCCGAGAAGCAGAAGCCATGCTGTTCGGAGAAGAAATGTTGGGTTTGCATAA
- the LOC114827593 gene encoding F-box/FBD/LRR-repeat protein At1g13570-like, producing the protein MALDRISNLPSNVVENILSRLSIKEAVRTSVLSSNWRYKTAMLPHLVFDDRCYSNKNLTTFENIVNQVLLLHIGPINTFKLSHRDHLATSDIDRWILHLSRNSIKELILDIWKGDPYKVPSCLFSCQDLVHLELYNCLLKPPSTFKGFKSLKSLDIRLITLAPDVFDKMIVCSPLLEKLTVVYIDGLTRLKIGAPNLQYLKVNVSIALDGSYDQRLVPGICSNLVKFFVHLPHIRRLKIKSFFLQYLAIGDLPEKFPEPLLSLNYLSLIIRFKHLKELLTALFLLRNSPSLKVLSILAEEDQAVLVEEAKYSLDDNENCQLTQLRIVTIIGVSGVETELDFIRFLLSNAPVLKRMTVKPASVNGELVKKLLRFRRASAFAEIIYMDP; encoded by the exons ATGGCGTTGGATAGAATAAGCAACTTACCAAGCAATGTTGTAGAAAATATTTTGTCCCGTTTGTCGATTAAGGAAGCAGTGAGGACAAGTGTTTTATCGAGTAACTGGAGGTACAAGACGGCTATGCTTCCACATCTTGTGTTTGATGATCGGTGTTATTCAAATAAAAACCTTACAACTTTTGAGAACATTGTTAATCAAGTACTCCTACTTCACATTGGACCCATAAACACATTCAAGCTTTCCCATCGAGATCATCTTGCCACTAGTGATATTGATCGATGGATTCTTCATCTCTCGAGAAATTCTATCAAAGAGTTGATACTTGACATTTGGAAAGGGGATCCCTACAAGGTGCCTTCATGTTTGTTTTCTTGTCAAGATTTAGTTCATTTGGAGTTATACAACTGTTTGCTAAAACCTCCTTCCACATTCAAAGGCTTCAAGAGTTTGAAGAGCCTTGATATTCGGTTGATTACTCTGGCCCCAGATGTGTTTGATAAAATGATTGTTTGCAGTCCTCTGCTTGAGAAGTTGACTGTAGTGTACATTGATGGTTTAACACGTCTCAAGATTGGTGCACCAAATCTCCAATATCTTAAGGTTAATG TTTCCATTGCCTTGGATGGTAGCTATGACCAGAGACTGGTTCCTGGCATTTGTAGCAATTTGGTAAAGTTTTTTGTTCACCTACCTCATATTCGACGGCTAAAGATTAAGAGTTTCTTTTTACAG TATTTAGCTATTGGTGATTTGCCGGAGAAGTTTCCTGAACCATTATTATCTCTGAATTATCTCTCTCTCATTATACGCTTTAAGCATCTGAAGGAGCTGTTAACTGCTCTTTTCCTTCTAAGAAATTCTCCTTCTCTAAAAGTACTAAGCATTTTG GCAGAGGAGGATCAGGCTGTACTTGTGGAAGAAGCAAAGTATTCGTTAGATGACAATGAGAATTGCCAGTTGACCCAACTACGAATTGTGACAATAATCGGAGTTTCTGGTGTTGAAACAGAACTAGATTTTATCAGATTTCTGCTTTCAAATGCTCCTGTGCTTAAGAGGATGACTGTTAAACCTGCTTCTGTGAATGGTGAACTAGTGAAGAAGTTGCTCCGGTTTAGGCGTGCCTCAGCTTTTGCAGAGATAATCTACATGGACCCATGA
- the LOC114827393 gene encoding uncharacterized protein encodes MASSSSSPMHPEVVASNFTHVIPNFTTMNPNSSISSIIVSNISCMVPTKLNHDNYLVWKALFAPIFRRHKLTGIADKSEICPPPYLLDRSSQNIGIHNPSFEVWYEKDQNIRIWLNSTLSEDIIPFTVGVTSSRKLWLNLEQHFGGVSTAHIHQLRSRLHSVNKGDLAISEYLQRIKGISDALMAVGALVSDHDLIVVTLSGLLNEYDSFIDSIVLQISST; translated from the coding sequence ATGGCGTCTTCAAGCTCTTCTCCTATGCATCCTGAAGTTGTTGCTTCTAATTTTACGCATGTCATTCCCAATTTCACAACGATGAACCCTAATTCTTCGATCTCTTCGATTATAGTTTCAAATATTAGTTGTATGGTGCCTACGAAGCTCAACCATGATAATTACCTCGTTTGGAAAGCTCTTTTTGCTCCAATTTTTAGGCGACATAAACTCACCGGAATTGCTGATAAATCTGAGATATGTCCACCACCATATCTTCTTGATCGATCTAGTCAAAATATTGGAATTCATAATCCTAGTTTTGAAGTTTGGTATGAAAAGGATCAGAATATCCGTATTTGGCTCAACTCTACACTCTCTGAAGACATCATCCCCTTCACAGTCGGTGTCACCTCTTCTCGCAAGCTTTGGTTGAATCTAGAGCAACATTTTGGAGGTGTTTCTACAGCTCACATCCATCAACTCCGCTCTCGTCTTCATTCTGTAAACAAAGGTGATCTCGCCATTTCTGAATACCTGCAACGCATCAAAGGCATTTCTGATGCTCTAATGGCTGTCGGTGCTCTGGTCTCTGATCATGACCTCATTGTTGTTACTCTTAGTGGCCTCCTTAATGAGTACGATTCTTTCATTGACTCTATTGTGCTTCAAATTTCTTCTACCTGA